TCCCAGTGAAATCTAGTTTGTTTTCATGTCCAAGTCCACATtgtaaaaaattatgtttttcaaatgtgtatgtgtgtttccagAGAATGACACTGGCTCTCACTAAACGTATAAACGCCATAATTAAAAGAAGATCATTTAATGAATGTACACActctcttgttgttgttttttttacatggcTTTATGGATGGCAAGGTTgattggtccagattgaaatacctcaacaactgttggattcccacgacattttgtacagacattcatgcccccctcaggatgaattgtaataactttggtgatcccttaatgTTTCATCTACTGAAAATGTTAGCATATCTCGGTGCTGCCAGTATAACTAGTTGACctaaagttgttgttgttgactaGCTGGACAGATGGTGTTACTTCTCAGTTGCTCTCTTGCATTGAAGTAATTGCAAGAAAGGAGCCATCGTTCATGTTGTTAGTTCCAAGTACCAACAAGTAAAAGTGTCTGCGGTGAAAAAAGTAATGATTCCATTGATTTGAAAAGGAAATAAGAGTGATGTCATGCTGGCAAGGCCATCAAAAAACAGGCTAGTTAGAtcaattcagaaaaaaaaacaacatgttatgTACAAGTCGGACAGACTTttgacaggaaagaaaagaaaaactggtGATGCTCATCAAGAAAACACGTCAATGACATCCAAAATATGAATAAGCTGTTAACCTGTTATTGAGTTTTCTTTTGTGTCTAAAAACTCTGGCAAGTTTAACTTATATTTTTCCACTTTCACAGCAGTAAGTAATGAGCAATGTTTGAAAAGAAACATGCAGTTATGTGCTTGATAATgttatttcaaaacatttcaatttgGCTCTTTTTTTGTAACTGTTACTAGATATTACTAAAACTGAATCATGCAAAATGTACGCAGTTATGGGAGCTGCCACACAGTAAATCTTGTCTAGTTATTGGTTCccttattttactttcttgttCCTTTTTTGATTTTCCCAAACTGGTTCCAGCCTGCAGAGCACTGAGGTAAACTTCCAGTCAGACATTTCCTTAGTCACGAGACTCCTCCCTGTCACTGCCATGCTGACCAAAACGGAACAAAGCAACAGGAAGGAGCGTGGCCTTGAAAGTGTGGAATGCTGAGTcacaacaatgacacagcaCAATCCTCAGATGAACCTGATACTACTTTTCTACAAGACTGACTGATCGTGACACAGCACAAAATAAGCATGGGTGCTGTCTAAATTGCTGAGTCACTATGAGAATGcaggatatactgtacattcatgaGAGcggggacaaatcagaccctggtAACTACCGCAgtatctgtgtcagcagttgtctaggtaaactattctgtagcattctaaataaaagaataatagatttccttgaagaacactccatcttgagtaaatAATTGGCTTCCACCCAAAACACCGCACCACTGAccatgtatatactgtacccttcacactttaattaacaaacatgtacaccaaacaaaaaatggtaaaatatttgctttttttattgacttcaagaaagctttcaactctatttggcatgaagggctcgattacagacttttacattgtggtatagaggccaaaatgtatgatctggttaaatcaatgtatttgaaaaataggtgtgctgttaaaattggagacaaacaaactgaattcttcacccagagaagatgtgttcgtcagggctgcaataTAAAcccgactttatttaatgtgaatataaatgaacttgcagtacagttggatcagtgtgctgctcctggcctctccctcctagatagagaggtgaagtctctgttttacgctgatgaccttgttttactgtctcctactgaacaaggactacagcaacagctggacatagtagaaagGTACAGTCAGAACtcggccctggcagtaaatatgaaaaaaactaatgttgtgatttttcaaaaacgccCTAGATGTCAGGAGAATAAATACCAGTTcaccattaataatcatataattgaacacagtatgagttatacctaccttggtataaccataacagcatcagggagtttcaacatggcagtgaatgcactaaaagaaaaagctcaaagagctctaaatgcaattaagagaacattttataatttccaaattccaattaaaatttggcttaaaatatttgatagtgtcatccagcccattgcacTGTAcagtagtgaagtatggggtccactcagtcatcgtAGCTATACtcgttgggacaaacatccaacagaattgTTACAtacatgtagagcagaattgggcagatacccactgataattaacattcaaaagagaacggtcacattttataaaatcaccttaaatccccctagacaccctccattccaaaacCCTCCAAagccaagagctgagcccagaaaagagtcccctgtGTCAGTTGGTGATAAGACGAACTgcccccctcagacacactctgaccagtctcacaacagcactgcttgccaaacaccaatcagagtaaaccaaattataacgcaatgtaaaggAACCTATCTGGAacactggaaagaagaaactaaaagccaaagtagattaGAATggtatctggccctaaaaagagattatgaattggcagaatatctctctgctgtcagagacagatcctaaccaggTACaggcaatcgaaaaaggaagacacaaaaaatcctgccAAACGAAAACAGAacatgtggtcactgttcgacaggtgaggttgagacagagatgcacttcctcctacaatgtacaacattcaatgaaataataaacatttactttaacaagttcaactctgtaatcccagatttcaaagagctaaatgagctctcaacataaaaaatactcctaggaggaGACAGGACATATcgtgctgcccaatatgtatcaacatgccacaaccggagggacagtgaatgacctacacacacccacacacacactcataaaaaaaaaatgttgcaatgtttagttttcactttttgtgtttgaactgcaagtctacagattattattattattattattattattattatcctagcttacttatctgtatatattttaatatcacaattcttctgtttatgtatgtttttattttacacatgctttggcaatgttaaagtctgtttcccatgccaaaaAAGCccaagtgaattgaattgaactaaaACTAAGTAAGCACACATTGTGCGAGACGGGATGACAGCAAAGTTTTCGTGACTGGCTCGCAGGACCACGGCAAATAAAGGGAGAGACACCAAATATGCCCTgattaatttacaaaaacataaattaaatcGCAACTAGAGAGGACTGGGAGCAACGGGCTCAGGTGTTCCCATTCAGCCCCGGTGGACGGCCCCGCCTACTAATTACATGAGCCTGCAAGAGAAGAGCAAACAAGACACAACCAAACAGGTGGTTAAGGTGTTCCtggaaatacataaataattcaaCCAGAAAGCATGTCGCTTTACAAATGAAAGGGTGGCTCTTTGGACTGCAGCCATACCAGCCACACTACATTTTCATTAAGATTAACACCTGTCTTGATAAGTCCTGTGTAAAACCAGTGCCACTTGTGTTACATAATTCTATCAgtcatctaaaaaaaacaactgtacaGAAACAGCTGGAATGTAGCAGTGACGTTAACTAGCTTGTAGCCCTGAATGCTATGCTAAATGCTAGCAATAATGGGACAAATGTGTTGAGATATGAACATATAActtttgaaatacatttgttaCTGTGTGTAATACATCTTCAGTGCAGTATCTGTAAAaatgaaaggtgtgtgtgaatgttttctttactctttgtcacatttttccgcagaaaacccccccaaaaaaacttgCCTCAGTGTTCATTTTAGTGGCAGATCCCGCACGGCGGCCCGGACAtattgtgtgaaatgtgtgtgacaaaatgtcacattacaAGTTGCCTTAACCAACAGAATTAAAGTAACAGTTCAGGGAAGATTAAAGTTAATTGTTGGAAAATGAGGTATCAGGAAGTGGTAGGATACAAAGAATAGAATGAACACAAGCAGTGTCCTTGTGTGAAGCACGGGTGCTGACCAAAGCACTTGTCCAGACTGATAAAGCACAAGTGGAAAACTAGTGGCTCGCAGTGCTGTGTTAGTTTATTAGAGTCTACTTGTGCTTAAATGTACTTAACATTTAAAGGTAAAGACAGGGGAAAGCTAAAGCATGATATAAGTTTACATGGGGACAAACCTCAACCCAGATCTCAGTGTATGTTTTTTAACTCCTTGTAGAACCAGATGGGCTAGGTTTGCCACAGAGGCTAATAATTAACAGAGCATGGAGACTATTTTATAGTCTGTTCTATACAGTTTACTGTTGTTGACAAATTACAGTATAGTTATCCAAACCATCCTTTCAGGTATCTGACtctcaaattaaacaaatatcagTATACAAGTATCAGTTGATGTTTCACTCCAAAGCCTCTTTACTGTGAGTGCATAAGCATTTTATGGCACACTTGGGGCTGGAGcttatcccagcatgcattagGCAGAGGACAGCCCGGATACAGATAGACACATTCAGCCCTATGCTCAGTTCAGTCTCTAATGTGAAGGAACTCATGCAGACACAAAGATGAAatgcatgttgttgttttgtttttttttgtttttttgttgttgttgaaaggcTCACATGTCTTTCCCTCCATGTATTTACCATATAGTGGATCCTTTATCCGAAGCCTATCTAAAAAGTTAGTAAGACTGTATAGTTACACCAGTGGGAAATACAACCCTGGCAGTTGCAATGCCACTGCTGAGACTCTTTTTGTAGCACAagtttttcttaaaaataaactttattcgcaaaaatgtaaattcagCAATTTCTCGTTCCCCATGTTGTTTCAGCAGTGATAGGACTTTTCCGGCTTTTCAGACTCAGTTGCGTCTTGCAACACTGCTGTGGTATTGAGTAATGCAATAAAAACCACCTTGGTTGAAAACACGTTATCAGCAGGTTTTAGATGGCGTGGTGAACTTACAAGATAAGTTCACTGCATAGTATCTATAGGCCCAAAGTTTACTACAATATAACTAACCACGTTTTAGAGACTGCCTACATTTATAGGGAGTCTTAAACAACAATCCAGTGCTATGTCATTTatagggggggaaaaaaggcaagACCAGCACTCAGTAGAATCTCCATAAAATTGAACATTAAAGAACACTCTAACCCCAACAGAGACTGCATTGAAACAAATTATTGTATAGTCATTTGCAGTTGGAAGTACTTGTGTTCATATGTTTTGAGATAACACAGTTTGCACACAATTTCTATTTTGATATGGCTAGGTGTGTTGTGGTATATACAATAACAGAAGATGATTTTTTACAAGTATAGTCTACAactattctgtttttcttttcttttttttttaccgtttttatttttatgctgtTACATATGTGCAAAATGACAACTTTACAACTCACCGTTTCCACACATAAATTGTATTTGAATTTCAATTTATTGTGTCTTGAAACAGCAAAAGTGCCTCGTCATTGCAGGCGACTGGCTGTCAgcagttcagaaaaaaaaacaatgcaacatCAAACCTGGATTTCCGTGAATAAGGAGAAAGAAATGCAACTTCATCCCGCACCTCAAAGCTTTGCCACTGTCATGTGCTATCTGAGCTCAGTGATTGGCGGAAATGTGCAGAGTTACGTCTGAGTTGCGTCTGTCACGAGGTCTGCCGTGGGGTATAAATACACGGAGCTACTCTTCTGCCATTTCACACCAGGGAGGAAAACCAAAAGGAGTTCTTGCTTCAACAGTGTTTGAACGGAGCTTCTTCCTTCGTCCCGCTTTTTGTATCAACCAGTCTGCATTCCGGACACGAGAAGCCTTTTCTACTTGAACACTACTGATAAAGTCGTCGTAAAGCTCTATTTTTTTATAACCGTTTTGTTAGAAAAAGCTCAAGAAACGCCAGCCAAAATGGAGTCCCAAGTGCGTCAGAACTACCACCGCGACTGCGAGGCCGCCATCAACCGGATGGTCAACATGGAGCTGTTTGCCTCTTACACCTACACTTCTATGgtaagaaacaacatttaaaatagttttttagtAGTACATATTAACATATGCAAAATACATGCTCATACTGTGTTATACATAGTTTATCCTCAACCCACATTAGCAGACTTAATGTTGAGCGGATCAATATTGAGTACAATAGCTAATTAATTGTATATATCACTGTTAATGCAATAATGCAGCATTTCATTAGTAGCTTGCTGTTTCTGCGTTCTGTTTATCACTGACTGGCGGGTTGCCATACGGAGTGTTTTTGCCCCCACTCACCTCACTGAATAAAAAGTGCTGTGTCATGCTTAtgctgcttgtttttgtttttattttctttgacgCTCAGTCTTCTCAGTCAGTGCTTGTCTGGAAAATGTAGTCTTCTTAAACAGAAAGCCATGACTCATGTGCCTGACCACTACCTGGCTGCATAATTACTGTTTGTCACAACCTTTTTTGTGCCAAATAATGATGGGTCATGTCTCATAATCACTGTTTTTATTCTCTGCCTTCCTCCCCTCTTGTCCCTCACAGGCTTTTTACTTCTCCCGTGACGATGTGGCCCTTCCAGGCTTCACCCATTTCTTCAAGGAAaacagtgaggaggagagggagcatGCTCAGAAGCTGCTGTCCTTCCAGAACAACAGAGGAGGACGCATCTTCCTGCAGGACATCAAGGTCAGTACAAATGGAACAACTGGTCCTGTTGTGATTCACCGCACCTTTCGTGTGTCTAGTGCAGATAAACTGGGATGGGTAGACGTAGTACTGGTGACTGATATCACTGTGCTCTGTGTACATAAGGCTTAATGTAATGAGTATTCAGTCCGCTATAattgactttgtttttcttgcgTAGAAACCCGAGCGTGATGAGTGGGGGAGCGGCCTGGAGGCCATGCAGTGCGCCCTGCAGCTGGAGAAGAACGTCAACCAGGCTTTGCTGGACCTGCACAAACTGGCATCTGAACATGGAGACCCTCATGTAAGTTGTATAGTTGATTAATGCTGAGAGGATGTGTTTACCCAGGATGGTCCTGGGTAAACAAACTTGTGGGATTCATCAGTATGTATAGTAAACTTTCTTAACAAATTGTTCTCTCATCCTGTCCTCAGCTGTGTGACTTCCTGGAGACCCACTACCTGAACGAGCAGGTGGAGGCCATCAAGAAGCTGGGCGACTACATTTCCAACCTCACCCGCATGGATGCCCACAACAACAAGATGGCGGAGTACCTGTTTGACAAGCACACCCTGGGGGAGAAGAGCTAAACGCCATGTCCCAAGATTGAGCCTGGAGTGAAAAGCTTAATGACACGCAGGCTTTAAACTAAACACACCTTTCTGCTCCAGCTGTTCATTCACTGAGTGTGACTTCATATCTAATCTGTTTAACTATGAAGTTGATAAATTCTCGTATGTTCTGGTGGTGTCGCTGTTAAGTGTTATATGTAAGGATGGATATTTTCATCAGGTAATGTCCTCATTACCTATAAGCCTCCTTGTGACATTTTGAActattgtgactgactgttTCTGATCTGTTTATTAATCTGAATAAACATTCTGAGCTGGACTCTGGTGACTATCTGCATCTGTTATATGACCTAGTCATATTGACCTCAAAAGCTGTAGGTAATGTTTGAATGGTGCacatttgaaattgaaaattaagAACTCAATCATATGAATTCTTGACTAGACTTCATATGTGAAGTTATATCAGCTAAAATGACATCAAAATGAATCCCTCCCCTAAAATGCACATTAATGTCTACAGTCTCATACCCACGAGTGATACCATTTAGTCACTAGGACTTGACAGACTAGTTCTCCTTCCCTAACAGCAGCGTGGGGAGAGGTCCTCATTTGTTGTCCTAGCTCATCTTCTCTGGGGTGCAAGTGCGTCCTGTGTTCCTCCCAggctactttttcttttttttttttttcgtaaCTAAATATACAAAGGACTGCAAATATCCTCAAAGTAATGCCCATAATCAAGCACTTAAATGACAGGGTTTTCATAAGCCTGCATTGTCACCAAGCATGCAGTTCTGTATAGCTGGTTAGGATCCATCTTGACAGACCAGACCAAAAACTTTACACACAAGCTGTTTTGGATGAcacaggcagtggtggaagacgtCTTCAAATCTTTGTATATTAGATTACAATTATCAATGCATTGTGTCCATCACTTGaatgttgtagctggtaaaGGATGGtgaatatatataatttattttgtatattatatttcatattatcAAATATATcgagtggagtaaaaagtacgaAATTTGcatctgaattgtagtggacaaatgtacaaatatgaagcagtataaaatgtaaatactcaggTATGAACAAGacagtacctcaaaattgtactaaagtacagtactgagTGAATGtactactttccaccactgtacaATGGAGACACAATGTTCACGATCAGCGATTTTATTTACACAGCCCCATATCataaatttgcctcaaggggctttacaaccTGCGTACGGCACCCTCTATTCTTAGACCGTGTTCTGATGATACTAATAATAGAACAATAATCATTAAatcaattaacatttttaataacataAGCATATTGTCAGTGGTGTGGAAACATCTGGACAGCTTTTGGAGACATTAGTTGGGTTGTTTTAGATTGGTATTGTAAAGCACCATGGCCATCTGCTGGAGATGCTCAGTACTGCACTGTGAAGACGTAACTCAGAGTCGCTTCAACCTTCCTTCCACCCACCATCAACCGAAAATTTGGTACATTTGGTGTTATAGACATGTTTCAGGAAAGACCATGTGAATCtgcatgtttagtttttttaaacagtttaaaaagtaaaacatgagTATAAAAATCGAGGCAAAAAttctcaaaattattaaatgattgAAGAGGTTTTACCTTGAAAGACCTACTAGACACTGAGTGTATATCAGCAAGTGTAACCCTTCATAAACTGAGTGTATAATTCTtcaaaacaagacggtgtagtccctcattcctccaggaatgttccatcgtagaaaaggtttcagtcgtagtcatctggacactgttttcagaatcaagacgtttcggctcccatccggaagtcattctcaattgtgaaaatggtctgagaactcagaaatctaagctactctgtgttgcttaggccctgccctttctgagttctcagaccattttcacaattgagaatgactttcggatgggagccgaaacctcttgattctgaaaacagtgtccagatgactacgactgaaaccttttctacgactgaGTGCATAATGAATCACTATTTTTTGTAAGTCAGCCAGAGATACTTAATTGTATCCCCTCAGTCAGTGCTGGCCAAGTCCCATTTGTCAGGGGTCGTGACCTTTACTCAAATCAAAACCAGTGTTTCGGGGGGAAGCTTCCCTATGACTGACAGCTCTGTTGGGTTGGTTGCTGTCCAGGGTGCTgaaaaatggctacatttatataggGCTtctatccaaagcgctttacaaggtTGTTGCCGCTCATTTacgcacacactcagacacagatGGAAGAAAGCTACCATgcagggtgctggccaaccattgggagcaatttggggttcagtgtcctGCCCAAGGATACTTCGACATGTAGACAGGAGGATCGAACCGCCagccctgtgatcagtggacgtCCCGCTCTACCCCCTGAGCCACAGCCGTCCCCTGCAGCTACAACCAACTTCTACGAGCTCCAATCACAGAAGAGATCGTTTTCGACTCATGCACTCTTTAATTGAGCTTATTTCCGGAATATAAATGCAATAATTGTAACCACTAAATAGTCTAATTTCATCcctatttgtattttaaataagaCACAAACCAGCGTCCCTCCAATGTTTCACTGGGAGACACTGAGACTGAGCTGGTGCACTGTGAAATATGGACACCTCAACATATCATTTAGACTAGTAGCTGTTGAGTTTGCAAATCTGATAATTCACAAGTGGGGTAAAATATGTCCACCTACTGCAACGCAAGTCTCCCTGATTTGTATTTAATTCATTATTCTACAGAGTGACACGTATCTGACAAAATTCGTTGTACCAGAATATAGTAAAAATGTCTCAAAAGATCTGGACAGAAATACGATTTAAAGTCACAGTGTTAGACGAATTGGCTCTTAAAGATGGACTTTTTTGCAGAGGAGGTGGACAGTAAGTAGTTGGCAGTGAGGGATATTGTGGAGATTAACACagaagggggagggggaggggggaggggggagagggcgTTGTGTGCAAGGACGTCTCATCAGTCAGTGGTGGTGGATTTGTCTGGAGTACATTTGGatgcaaagaaaaataaaaaatacattccaaaTAACCTACAGGGACCGACACTAATACGGTGAGTTATatgctgtttttgctttgtATTATAGTTTATGTTAGAGTTAGTTATTAGTTCATTTGTTACTATAGCCAAATTGGTGTTTTAAAATGGCTTATTCCTGATAAACAGTTTCCGTAAATCCATTAATGACTAATTTCAGCTACAGTTTATTTCCCCATGTATTTCAGTCGTGCTGTAAATCTGTTAAAAAGCAGCTATAGTCACTGGGAGCATGGTATGGCATAAGGTTAATGTTAAGTTTTATACTTTAATGCTCATTCTTATGGCATTCTTTGTGTTTTGACGAATGCATTTCAGTGGGAAAGTTCCTGCATGAGagaaacatttcctttttacgCACAGTGGAGGATGTTTTCCAAAACTGGGAAAGATTAGTTTAAATGGATTATGGGAGGCTAATGCACATCTATTTGCAGAGTCTGGGTCCACGTGCAATCACCCGCAATACACCTCCACAATACCGATGTTTACCTCGACAGCCCATATGAAGTTTCTGACATTGTATCCGGTATTATAACCTTTAAATCCTGTAGCTTGATGATGGGAGGACGAGCAGGATGAGCTTGACTGGACACAGGACGGTTGTTTGCACCTTGCTCACAGGCGACTGTAATGCAGCTTCTTGTGGCTTTTTGTACAATGCTGCAGATTTACAGCAAACAGTAGAATTATTCGTGCAGTGATCTTGTCCTAAATTTATGAAGAATATTGTACAAGCAGCATGCAGTTACACCGGTCACCACAGGTCAAATGATATTGCCAGGTATGGGGATTATAAAATCCAATTGAGAATCACAGGCACAGATGTGTTTATAGAAACATCAAGAATGAATGGTACAATAATATGATGCTTAAATTATCTCACAAAAAGAAGTTCAAAATGAATACGTGGGAACTCAAATAAAACCACGTTATCCTTTTAATCCATGTCAACCTTTCTAATGTAGAAATTAGTTTCTCAGATCTTCTGCAAAGAAATGGCAGCTTaagcttgacattttgggaaatatgcatattcactttcttaccgagagttatatgagaagaCCGTTACAACTTCTCATGTCTGCACGTAAGTATGTAACTACTGCCaccagctggttagcttagcttagcataaagagtggaaacgGGAaacaagcctggctctgtccaaaggtaacaaaatcaatcaaaacgGTAACAGAATTCCTTGGCCCAGGACAGTAATTTCCTGGAGTCTTCGCTAGTCTCCTCGCAAgtgctcagagccaagaaatagtccaacaCATAACCCACCTTAAAATGGCAAATTTTTacaattctgtttttgtatgagatgtaatgtgttattagtgagctttagaggtgctgctaggtggattttgttatc
This genomic interval from Siniperca chuatsi isolate FFG_IHB_CAS linkage group LG21, ASM2008510v1, whole genome shotgun sequence contains the following:
- the LOC122868396 gene encoding ferritin, middle subunit isoform X2 gives rise to the protein MESQVRQNYHRDCEAAINRMVNMELFASYTYTSMAFYFSRDDVALPGFTHFFKENSEEEREHAQKLLSFQNNRGGRIFLQDIKNVNQALLDLHKLASEHGDPHLCDFLETHYLNEQVEAIKKLGDYISNLTRMDAHNNKMAEYLFDKHTLGEKS
- the LOC122868396 gene encoding ferritin, middle subunit isoform X1 — translated: MESQVRQNYHRDCEAAINRMVNMELFASYTYTSMAFYFSRDDVALPGFTHFFKENSEEEREHAQKLLSFQNNRGGRIFLQDIKKPERDEWGSGLEAMQCALQLEKNVNQALLDLHKLASEHGDPHLCDFLETHYLNEQVEAIKKLGDYISNLTRMDAHNNKMAEYLFDKHTLGEKS